A single genomic interval of Xyrauchen texanus isolate HMW12.3.18 chromosome 8, RBS_HiC_50CHRs, whole genome shotgun sequence harbors:
- the LOC127647419 gene encoding gastrula zinc finger protein XlCGF57.1-like isoform X1 codes for MFIKEESEDMAYPEACRIKTEHTDEQTDLMEMKEEDQEPIEVKEESQKLNEVKEEHQNFITGEKSISCSQSENNFSQNKTQPENSFTCPQCGKSFTCKGKLLIHITLHTGERPFSCHQCGKNYANKFGLKRHIRFHTGESPFSCHQCGKSYTQKQSLQIHIRTHTGEKPFTCTQCGKSFIRKASLTKHMKIHTAEKPFICPQCGKCFLRKEGLNMHMKVHTGEKPFTCLQCGKCYIDNIRLKRHMRFHTGEKPFTCSQCGKSFIRKGDLNMHMKIHTGEKPFTCHKCGKSYVDKLGLERHMIFHTGVKPFSCPQCGKSFTSKRSLQVHIRIHTGEKPFICHQCGKSFINKGNLQDHIRCHTGVKPFICFQCGKSFLRKGNVNVHMRIHTGEKPYACLQCGKRFARKGNVDIHMKMHTGEKPYTCHQCGKSFSRSHTLKKHGRVHAGEKP; via the exons ATGTttattaaagaggagagtgaagatATGGCTTATCCAGAAGCATGCAGAATTAAAACCGAACACACTGACGAACAAACAG actTGATGGAAATGAAAGAGGAAGACCAAGAGCCAATAGaagtgaaagaagaaagtcaaaaaCTGAATGAAGTGAAAGAGGAACATCAGAATTtcataactggagaaaaatctaTTAGTTGCTCACAGTCTGAAAATAATTTctcacaaaacaaaactcaaccAGAAAATTccttcacatgtcctcagtgtggaaagagttttacatgTAAAGGAAAACTTTTGATTCATATTACTcttcacactggagagagacctttctcatgccatcagtgtggaaaaaatTACGCAAACAAATTTGGCCTTAAAAGACACATACGATTTCACACCGGAGAGAGCCCTTTTTCATGTCATCAATGTGGAAAAAGTTACACACAGAAACAAAGTCTTCAGATACACATAAgaactcacactggagagaaacctttcacatgcactcagtgtggaaagagtttcatacgGAAAGCAAGTCTTACCAAGcacatgaaaattcacactgCAGAGAAACCATTTatatgccctcagtgtggaaagtgtttcCTACGGAAAGAAGGTCTTAACATGCACATGaaagttcacactggagagaagcctttcacttGTCTTCAGTGTGGAAAATGTTACATAGACAATATACGCCTCAAACGACACATGAgatttcatactggagagaaacctttcacatgctctcagtgtggaaaaagtttcataAGGAAAGGAGATCTTAACATGcacatgaaaattcacactggagagaagcctttcacgtgCCATAAGTGTGGTAAAAGTTACGTAGACAAATTAGGCCTTGAGAGACACATGATTTTTCACACTGGAGTAAAGCCTTTctcatgccctcagtgtggaaaaagtttcacgTCTAAAAGATCCCTTCAGGTGCACATAaggattcacactggagagaagcctttcatttgccatcagtgtggaaagagtttcattaaTAAAGGAAACCTTCAGGACCACATAAGATGTCACACTGGAGTGAAGCCTTTCATATGCTttcagtgtgggaagagtttttTGCGTAAAGGAAATGTTAAtgtgcacatgagaattcacactggagagaagccttacgcATGCCTTCAATGTGGAAAGAGATTCGCTCGTAAAGGAAATGTTGACATACACATGAAAatgcacactggagagaagccgtacacatgccatcaatgtggaaagagtttcagtcgATCACATACACTAAAAAAACATGGAAGAGTTCatgctggagagaaaccataa
- the LOC127647419 gene encoding gastrula zinc finger protein XlCGF57.1-like isoform X2 codes for MFIKEESEDMAYPEACRIKTEHTDEQTDLMEMKEEDQEPIEVKEESQKLNEVKEEHQNFITGEKSISCSQSENNFSQNKTQPENSFTCPQCGKSFTCKGKLLIHITLHTGERPFSCHQCGKNYANKFGLKRHIRFHTGESPFSCHQCGKSYTQKQSLQIHIRTHTGEKPFTCTQCGKSFIRKASLTKHMKIHTAEKPFICPQCGKCFLRKEGLNMHMKVHTGEKPFTCLQCGKCYIDNIRLKRHMRFHTGEKPFTCSQCGKSFIRKGDLNMHMKIHTGEKPFTCHKCGKSYVDKLGLERHMIFHTGVKPFSCPQCGKSFTSKRSLQVHIRIHTGEKPFICHQCGKSFINKGNLQDHIRCHTGVKPFICFQCGKSFLRKGNVNVHMRIHTGEKPYACLQCGKRFARKGNVDIHMKMHTGEKPYTCHQCGKSFSRSHTLKKHGRVHAGEKP; via the coding sequence actTGATGGAAATGAAAGAGGAAGACCAAGAGCCAATAGaagtgaaagaagaaagtcaaaaaCTGAATGAAGTGAAAGAGGAACATCAGAATTtcataactggagaaaaatctaTTAGTTGCTCACAGTCTGAAAATAATTTctcacaaaacaaaactcaaccAGAAAATTccttcacatgtcctcagtgtggaaagagttttacatgTAAAGGAAAACTTTTGATTCATATTACTcttcacactggagagagacctttctcatgccatcagtgtggaaaaaatTACGCAAACAAATTTGGCCTTAAAAGACACATACGATTTCACACCGGAGAGAGCCCTTTTTCATGTCATCAATGTGGAAAAAGTTACACACAGAAACAAAGTCTTCAGATACACATAAgaactcacactggagagaaacctttcacatgcactcagtgtggaaagagtttcatacgGAAAGCAAGTCTTACCAAGcacatgaaaattcacactgCAGAGAAACCATTTatatgccctcagtgtggaaagtgtttcCTACGGAAAGAAGGTCTTAACATGCACATGaaagttcacactggagagaagcctttcacttGTCTTCAGTGTGGAAAATGTTACATAGACAATATACGCCTCAAACGACACATGAgatttcatactggagagaaacctttcacatgctctcagtgtggaaaaagtttcataAGGAAAGGAGATCTTAACATGcacatgaaaattcacactggagagaagcctttcacgtgCCATAAGTGTGGTAAAAGTTACGTAGACAAATTAGGCCTTGAGAGACACATGATTTTTCACACTGGAGTAAAGCCTTTctcatgccctcagtgtggaaaaagtttcacgTCTAAAAGATCCCTTCAGGTGCACATAaggattcacactggagagaagcctttcatttgccatcagtgtggaaagagtttcattaaTAAAGGAAACCTTCAGGACCACATAAGATGTCACACTGGAGTGAAGCCTTTCATATGCTttcagtgtgggaagagtttttTGCGTAAAGGAAATGTTAAtgtgcacatgagaattcacactggagagaagccttacgcATGCCTTCAATGTGGAAAGAGATTCGCTCGTAAAGGAAATGTTGACATACACATGAAAatgcacactggagagaagccgtacacatgccatcaatgtggaaagagtttcagtcgATCACATACACTAAAAAAACATGGAAGAGTTCatgctggagagaaaccataa